GAACTTTAACTCTTCGTGCAGCTCACGCAGCCAGCGGCGCAGCTCTTTTCGGACCTGAGCATCCAGGGCGCCAAAGGGTTCGTCCAGTAACAGGATTTGCGGCTCCACCGCCAGCGCACGCGCCAGGGCAACACGCTGCTTTTGCCCGCCAGACAGCTGCGCCGGGTAGCGGTCAGCAAGATGGGAAAGCTGCACCATCTCCAGCAGTTTCGTCACTTTCTGTTTGATCGCGGCGGCAGATGGGCGTTCGCGACGCGGCAGCACCGTTAAGCCAAAGGCAATGTTGTCAAATACCGACATGTGGCGGAACAGCGCATAGTGCTGAAACACAAAGCCGACTTTGCGGTCACGGGCATGCATACGGCTGACATCGGTACCGTGGAAGCTAATATGCCCGCTGTTCTGATGCTCCAGCCCGGCAATGATACGCAGCAGCGTGGTTTTACCGGAGCCGGACGGCCCGAGCAGCGCCACCATCTGACCAGAAGGGATATCCAGCGAGATATCGTTCAGCACCTGGGTGCGTCCAAATGACTTCTTAATATTGGCAATATCAATGCTCATGATTTTCCTCCTGCTTCAGGCGCTTTTCCTGATTATTCAGGCGCCACTGCACCGCACTCTTTAAGAACAAGGTCAGCACTGCCATCAGGGTCAACAAAGCGGCAGCGGTAAACGAGCCGACGGTGTTGTAATCCTGCTGCAGTAACTCAATCTGTAACGGCAGTGAGAAGGTCTCACCGCGAATCGAACCAGACACCACCGACACCGCACCAAATTCACCGATGGCTCGGGCGTTGGTCAGCACCACGCCATAAAGCAGCGCCCAGCGGATATTGGGCAGCGTCACGCGGCGGAACATCTGCCAGCCGGAAGCGCCCAGTAAAATCGCGGCTTCATCCTCCTGGCTGCCCTGGCTCAACATCACCGGCACCAGTTCACGTACCACAAACGGGCAGGTCACGAAGATAGTCACCAGTACCATCCCCGGCCAGGCAAACATGATTTGCAGGTTATGGGCGTCCAGGAACCCCGCCAGCGGGCCGTTAGAGCCATAAAACAGCAGGTAAACCAGCCCCGCAACAACCGGGGAAACGGCAAACGGAATATCCAGCAGCGTCAGCAACAGCTGGCGGCCAGGGAAGTTAAAGCGCGTCACCAGCCAGGCCAGCAGCGTACCGAACACCAGGTTCACCGGCACGGTAATCAGCGCAATCATCACCGTCAGCCAGATGGCGTGCAGCATGTCCGGGTTGGCGATATTTTGCAGCGCAGGCATCAGCCCTTTGGAAAAGGCCTCAGCAAAGATAGAGGCGACCGGCACCACCAGAATCAAGAAAGAGACCAGCACGCCGATGGCGATCAGCGTCCATTTTCCCCAGTTAATGCGGGGACGGTTATAGCTTTTCAAAGCGGTTACGTCCGTCATCAGTGACCTACCACGCGTCGACCAAAGCGACTCTGCAGCGTATTAATGGTGAACAGCAGAAGCAGCGACGCCGCCAGAATCACTGACGCAATGGCGCTGGCCGCCGGGTAATCAAATTCCTGCAGGCGCACGAAGATCATCAGCGAGGTGACTTCCGTCTTCCAGGCGATGTTCCCGGCGATGAATATAACTGCGCCAAACTCACCCAGGCTACGGGTGAAGGAGAGCGCCACACCCGCCATCAGCGCCGGAGAAAGCTCCGGCAGCACCACGCGGCGAAAGCTCTGCCAGCGGGTAGCGCCGAGCGTTTCTGCGGCTTCTTCGTACTCTGGCCCCAGCTCTTCCAGCACGGGCTGCACGGTCCGCACCACAAACGGAATACTGGTAAACGCCATCGCCACCGCGATCCCCAGCCAGGTATAGGTCACTTTAATGCCAAACTGCGCCAGCCACTCGCCGTACCAACCGTTTACGGAGAACAGCCCGGCGAGGGTTAAACCCGCCACCGCAGTGGGCAGCGCAAAAGGTAAATCCATCAGCGCATCAAGCAGGCTACGGCCCGGAAACTGGTAGCGAGTCAGGATCCACGCCATTAATAAACCAAACACACCGTTAAACACCGAGGCCAGCGCGGCGGAAAGCAGCGTGACTTTATAGGCCGCAACCACCTGCGGGTTGGTGATAACGTCCCAGTACTGGGAGAACGACATTTGTGCAAGCTGCATGACCAGCGCGCTGAGCGGCAGCAGCAGAATCAGGCAAACAAACAGCAGGCTGGTGCCGAGGCTAAGCGTAAACCCCGGCAACACGCGTTTTGAACGGCTGGCAAACATCAACTACGCCCCGCCGCTAACAGCTTATCCAGCTCCCCGCCGGTCGCAAAATGCGTTTTCATCACTTCAGGCCAGCCGCCGAATGCATCTTCAACGCGGAACAGTTCGGTCTGCGGGAATTTGTCTTTCAGCTTGTCCATCACCTGCGGGTTATTCACGCGGTAGTAGTAATCAGTGATGATCGTCTGCGCCTGAGGGCTGTAGAGATAGTTCAGATAGGCTTTGGCTGCTTTCTCCGTGCCGTTGGCCTTCACGTTTTTATCCACCCATGCGACGGGGAATTCGGCCAGAATGTTGACCTTCGGCACCACCACTTCATAACCGTCTTTAGCGTACTGGTTACGGATGTTATTCACTTCTGACTCGAAAGAGATCAGCACGTCGCCCAGCCCACGTTCGACAAATGACGTTGTCGCCCCGCGGCCGCCCGTATCGAACACCTCGACGTTTTTCAGAAATTGCGTCATGAATTGCTCGGTTTTGGCTTTATCGCCGCCGTCAGCTTTGTCTGCCGCGCCCCAGGCCGCCAGATAGGTATAGCGGGCGTTGCCCGAGGTTTTCGGATTTGGGAAAATGAGCTTCACGTCCGGGCGCACCAGGTCGCTCCAGTCGTGGATGTTCTTCGGATTGCCCTTGCGCACCAGGAAAGCCATGGTGGAATAGAAAGGTGAGCTGTTGTTCCCCAGACGGCTCTGCCAGTCTGCCGGGATCAGGTTGCCTTTATCGTGCAGGATCTGCACATCGGTCACCTGGTTATAAGTTACAACGTCAGCTTTTAAGCCCTGTAAAATTGCCAGCGCCTGTTTTGATGACCCGGCATGAGATTGTTTTATCGTCAGTTTGTCGCCGTTATTCTCCTGCGCCCACTGTTTTTCAAACGGCGGATTCAGTGCGGCAAACAGCTCACGGGACACATCA
This Klebsiella michiganensis DNA region includes the following protein-coding sequences:
- a CDS encoding thiosulfate transporter subunit, which gives rise to MAIRSVKKVWNALAVSLLLAGSAHATELLNSSYDVSRELFAALNPPFEKQWAQENNGDKLTIKQSHAGSSKQALAILQGLKADVVTYNQVTDVQILHDKGNLIPADWQSRLGNNSSPFYSTMAFLVRKGNPKNIHDWSDLVRPDVKLIFPNPKTSGNARYTYLAAWGAADKADGGDKAKTEQFMTQFLKNVEVFDTGGRGATTSFVERGLGDVLISFESEVNNIRNQYAKDGYEVVVPKVNILAEFPVAWVDKNVKANGTEKAAKAYLNYLYSPQAQTIITDYYYRVNNPQVMDKLKDKFPQTELFRVEDAFGGWPEVMKTHFATGGELDKLLAAGRS
- a CDS encoding sulfate/thiosulfate transporter subunit gives rise to the protein MFASRSKRVLPGFTLSLGTSLLFVCLILLLPLSALVMQLAQMSFSQYWDVITNPQVVAAYKVTLLSAALASVFNGVFGLLMAWILTRYQFPGRSLLDALMDLPFALPTAVAGLTLAGLFSVNGWYGEWLAQFGIKVTYTWLGIAVAMAFTSIPFVVRTVQPVLEELGPEYEEAAETLGATRWQSFRRVVLPELSPALMAGVALSFTRSLGEFGAVIFIAGNIAWKTEVTSLMIFVRLQEFDYPAASAIASVILAASLLLLFTINTLQSRFGRRVVGH
- the cysW gene encoding sulfate/thiosulfate transporter permease subunit (Part of the ABC transporter complex cysAWTP involved in sulfate/thiosulfate import) — its product is MTDVTALKSYNRPRINWGKWTLIAIGVLVSFLILVVPVASIFAEAFSKGLMPALQNIANPDMLHAIWLTVMIALITVPVNLVFGTLLAWLVTRFNFPGRQLLLTLLDIPFAVSPVVAGLVYLLFYGSNGPLAGFLDAHNLQIMFAWPGMVLVTIFVTCPFVVRELVPVMLSQGSQEDEAAILLGASGWQMFRRVTLPNIRWALLYGVVLTNARAIGEFGAVSVVSGSIRGETFSLPLQIELLQQDYNTVGSFTAAALLTLMAVLTLFLKSAVQWRLNNQEKRLKQEENHEH
- a CDS encoding sulfate/thiosulfate transporter subunit, producing the protein MSIDIANIKKSFGRTQVLNDISLDIPSGQMVALLGPSGSGKTTLLRIIAGLEHQNSGHISFHGTDVSRMHARDRKVGFVFQHYALFRHMSVFDNIAFGLTVLPRRERPSAAAIKQKVTKLLEMVQLSHLADRYPAQLSGGQKQRVALARALAVEPQILLLDEPFGALDAQVRKELRRWLRELHEELKFTSVFVTHDQEEAMEVADRVVVMSQGNIEQVDTPDQVWREPATRFVLEFLGEVNRLKGVIRGSQFHVGAHRWPLGFTPAHQGEVDLFLRPWEVDVSRRTNLDSPLPVQVLEVSPRGHYMQLVVQPLGWYDEPLTVVLKEQQIPQRGERLFVGLQNARLYEGANRIQGVDLAQSA